The DNA sequence AAGAGGGCAATTTGTAGAAGAGGGAATGGCCGTAGGAATTATTGCAGCTCAGTCAATTGGTGAACCAGGTACACAGCTTACTATGAAGACATTCCATATCGGAGGTACTGCTACACGTTCAGTAGAAGAATCTGAGGTAAGAGCGAAACGCGCTGGTGTTGTAAAATACAGTAATTTGAATGTAGTAAAAAATCCACAAGGGAAGAACGTTGCTATCAATACAAATGGAGAAATATTGCTTATAGATTCAAAGGGAAGGCAGATTGATAAGCATACCGTTGTATTAGGAGCAGAAGTATTGGTGAAGGAAAATGAAAGCGTTGTTGCGCATCAGGTACTAACGAGATGGGACCCCCATATGATTCCGATATTAACAGAAATGTCTGGCAAAATACGTTTTGAAGATATCGTGATTGGCAAAACTATGAGACAAGAGTCTGATGTATCGACTGGCGTTAAGCGTAAAGTAATTATGGAACATAAGGGAGATTTGCATCCCCAAATTATCATAGAAGATGAAACAGGCAAAATATTAGGTCTATACCCGATTCCAGAAAAAGCGCATATTGAGGTTGAAGAAGGTGAATTTGTTACTGCTGGAACGTTGCTTGCAAAAACGCCAAGAGAGATTTCCAGGACGGAAGATATTACGGGTGGTTTACCTCGGGTTGCTGAAATTTTTGAAGCAAGAAAACCAAAAGATCCGGCAGTGATGAGTGAAATCGATGGTATTGTAGAGGTAGGTGAAAAACGCCGTGGAAAACGTACTATCATGGTTAGAAGTGAAGCTGCTATGGAAATAGAGCACCTCGTACCGAGAGGAAAACATTTGAAGGTGCATAGAGGGGATCGTATTAAGGCTGGTAGTCCTTTAGTGGAAGGACCTCTCATCTTACAGGACATCTTAAGAATAAGTGGCGAAGAAGAGCTGCAGACTTATATGCTAAAGGAAGTTCAAAACGTTTATCGCTCTCAAAACGTACCGATTGATGATAAGCACATTGAAATTATTATTAGTCAGATGCTGAGAAAAGTGAAAGTGGATGATGTAGGTGATACGATTTTCTTACCTGGACAGATTGTCGATAGGTTTAAATTTAAAAATGAGAATAAGAAAATAATCGAAAAGGGTGGAAAGCCTGCAACCGCAAAATCTTTGCTGATGGGTATAACAAAAGCCTCTTTGCAATCGGACAGTTTTATATCGGCTGCCTCTTTCCAGGAAACAACAAAGGTTTTGACACGAGCGGCACTAGAGGGTAAAACGGATGGGTTAGTTGGACTGAAAGAAAATGTTATTCTTGGGCATCTTGTGCCAGCCGGCACAGGATATAAGACCTATTTGTCGCTTTCTGCAATACCAACGGAAACTGCTATTTCAAAAGAATTTGAAAGATCTAAAGATAAAGAATTAGTAATGTTAAGCTAATAAGGAGTGGAAAAATATATGCCGACAATAAATCAGTTAATTCGAAGAGGCAGAAAGATGGTTAAAAACAAAAGCAAGAGTCCTGATCTTGATAAATGTGCGCAAAAAAAGGGAGTTTGTCTTCAGGTTATGACAAGAACGCCAAAAAAGCCTAATTCTGCCTTAAGGAAAGTAGCTAGAGTAAGGTTATCTAATGGGAGAGAAATAACTGCTTATATTCCAGGAGAAGGTCATAATTTACAGGAGCATTCTATTGTTTTGGTGAGAGGGGGTCGTGTGAGAGATCTTCCTGGTATTAAATATCATATTGTTCGCGGGACGTTAGATTGTGCAGGTGTAGATGGTAGAAGACGTTCTCGCTCTAAATATGGGACAAAGGTTCCCAAATAGGTTTCGTTGAAGGAGAAGGTAGTTTATGGCGCTTGCATATAGGAGCACGGCAATATTTTTACAACCAGATATAAAATATAAAAGTAAGTTAGTCTCAAAAATTATAAATTGCCTTATGAGAAAAGGCAAAAAAAGTGTAGCAGAGAAGGTGTTTTATGATGCAATGGAAGCTATAGGAAAAAAGATGCCAGATATTGAATCTTTGGAAGTGTTTGAGGTTGCAGTGAATAATGTAAAACCTTTGGTAGAAATTAAATCGAAACGTGTAGGCGGTGCAACATATCAGGTGCCAGTGGAGGTGCCAAAACAAAGGCAGCAATCGTTAGCATTTCGTTGGATAATAGATGCCGCGAAAGGTAAAAAAGGACGCCCTA is a window from the Candidatus Jettenia sp. genome containing:
- the rpsG gene encoding 30S ribosomal protein S7, whose amino-acid sequence is MALAYRSTAIFLQPDIKYKSKLVSKIINCLMRKGKKSVAEKVFYDAMEAIGKKMPDIESLEVFEVAVNNVKPLVEIKSKRVGGATYQVPVEVPKQRQQSLAFRWIIDAAKGKKGRPMYQRLADELIDAYKKQGAAITQRENTHKMAEANKAFAHFAWSKF
- the rpsL gene encoding 30S ribosomal protein S12: MPTINQLIRRGRKMVKNKSKSPDLDKCAQKKGVCLQVMTRTPKKPNSALRKVARVRLSNGREITAYIPGEGHNLQEHSIVLVRGGRVRDLPGIKYHIVRGTLDCAGVDGRRRSRSKYGTKVPK